ACTGTACTGGGTTTTTTaggtatttctttattttacaacagATGACAATTCAACTTTCTGACATTTACacaatacacattttaattacactGACACTGACACTGACAATTAACAggtgattgtattttttaatttttattgaacttGTGCAGGTCACTCGACACTCTCATAACATTCGTACAAAGTGTGCATTTATGTCTATggccaataaattaattactttgtgACATAGTTTGTTGTGTGGCTGTGGGATCATTCCTCAATCgttaaagtttgtaagtgagttcgttttcaaaataatagtgaaattataaagacgatgtaaaaatatatataaatagaataaatgagAAGGACAGGGTTaaacttataacaaaattcataGGCATACATaacagaataattaaaaatttctaagcacttaatgattattttgtttgtaaaatgtatatttaaatcgaCAGTTACATTGACATTTGGTTGACAACGACAAGTGTGAACTGACAAGTGCCACTGCCGAGGCCGAttgctataattttaattattcgcaaaatatcaaaatttttgcCATTTGCTAATCGTTTGCCACTTACATTCTGCTTTTAAAGTTTTGTAATTTGCTTTTTATCAAAGCATAAGCATGCAGAAATATGAAAAGCTTGAAAAAATTGGCGAAGGAACCTATGGGACTGTATTTAAGgccaaaaataaagaaactcaCGAAATAGTTGCATTGAAAAGAGTCCGACTAGATGATGACGACGAGGGGGTTCCGTCATCAGCATTGCGGGAAATATGCCTCCTTAAAGaactaaaacacaaaaatatcgtAAGATTATATGATGTGTTAcatagtgaaaaaaaattgacccTAGTTTTTGAGCATTGTGATCAAGACTTgaagaaatattttgatagtCTGAATGGTGAAATAGATTTAGATGTGGTGAAGTCATTCATGTATCAGTTGCTTAGAGGGCTTGCTTTTTGCCATAGTCATAATGTTTTGCATAGGGACCTTAAGCCACAGAATTTACTCATCAACAAAAATGGCGAACTTAAATTAGCCGATTTTGGATTGGCTAGGGCTTTTGGTATTCCAGTAAAGTGTTATTCGGCCGAAGTAGTAACTCTATGGTATCGCCCTCCTGATGTGTTGTTTGGGGCCAAATTGTATACAACAAGTATAGATATGTGGTCTGCTGGTTGCATTTTTGCAGAGCTAGCTAACTCTGGTAGACCATTATTCCCAGGGTCAGATGTTGATGatcaattaaaaagaatttttaaactgCTTGGTAAgtgttcaattataattttttttttattatattaaatattgttgttatgTTTCATTATTGTTATGTGCTTGTTATTTGCCAGTTTTAAATGCATACTGAAGTTAAgtgattacatttaattattaagggatgaaaaaagtaacattatattgaataaatcataTGATATTGGCCatccaaaatttaaattaaaagcagaTTACAAAATTTCTATTCGCAGGTACACCAAATGAGGAAACCTGGCCTGGTGTAACACAACTACCAGACTACAAGCCACTGCCAGTATATCAACCAAGCTTGGGGCTAGCCCAAGTGGTGCCAAGACTGTCTGCTAGGGGTAGAGATCTCCTTGCTCGTCTATTGACTTGCAACCCAGCTTTAAGAATGCCAGCTGATGATGCAATGGCTCATGCGTACTTCCACGACCTCAATCCATCTGTGAAGAATGACAGATGTTAACAATCAATACACCCTTACAGGTGTACATCAGAACTATTGTTtagtgtaaaaaatacaaatgtggATGAGGAAAACGAAGTCCAGGAGTGCTGTGATGATCAGGCATGAactgctttttataaattaagttttactGTAGTaatgtgacattttttataataacagtgTTAATTCATCTATTTAAGTGTTAATTGCAGTATGATAgtcatttgtttaatataccTAGTGATTAAATGTGACATAAagtaataagataatatttattcttgtaACAAGTTAAGTTGCTGTTTATTGATCTCATAggataacttatttataagaaataaaaacaggaatgtattttgaaattggaatacaaatattgtaaaaatattaagtgtaagtgtaataaaatagtttgattttattttttgtcaatttaacTTCATAAGACCATTTACACTTTGGCTTCTATTCAAAGTTCAAACCAgatactttttttgtttttaggaATTGAAACCCACTAAAAATTTAGtactaaaaatgttgtttttagaCACCCAATCCTACCGGACAGTATTTCTATACGAAACCGAAACAACACCTTAATGCTTTGTATAGAGAAAGACAGTTGAAACAGGAAATTTATAGAAAGGAAATACAgcaaataagttataattgtcaaaaaatgtaagaataaattatattttattgatatacttAAAGATGATAAATCTTGCTTATTATAGCATTTCCATCTCTGCACGTTTTCGTTTTCTATGGTTAGCAACCATATTTGCAGTAGTAAGCAGGCAATCGCCTCTTTTCAACCATGCAGAGAGGGCTTTTTCAGTAATCATAGCTGCAGCAGTCCTAACTCTTTCACTGGCAGATAAAGGTTGAACAGCATTTACTGAATCTGTTGATACACTAGCAGAGAGAATCATTCGGAAACGCTGTCGGAATGTCTGTAAAATGAAGTTTGTCttaatgtttatgttaaaGGGGGATTTTAACATTCAAGTTATTTACTAGAGACCAGATAATATGCGTTTACATATTAAAGTCATCCTCAGAACTAACAcacaaattttcaataaaatctagATATGATGCAGCTTATAgctctttttttttagttttacggCATATTTAGTAGCCACACAAAAGTATTTTGAATACTTGAAGCTACAGTTCTAACAGTACTGAACAATACTTGATTCATATGACAATGAATTgagttatatttatcatttactcattttgaaataaaaacaaaaatattactatttctttttgtttctCAAACTTATCAAATTATGAGTTATTCTACCAGTTTTCATGATAATTTCAAGGTTATGATGTTGCTAAATATGCTTACATTTACAAGTGTTGATGCAACTTCTCCCTTTATATCATGTTTAGCTATATAACAGCCAAgctcataaaaatattgtgaaagcTTATGCAGGTCTACAGTACAAGCATctgcattaaaaatttctctataagtttctttataaacttttgGTAAATCTACATTAGCAAGTGGTGGTCTTCTGGAAGAAAGAGACTCGGCTAACCACAATGGTATTTCTAAATTTGTTCCAGCTTTCAAGTCCTCTTCCGTACAAGATGGGTCCAAAAATCCTACAACAagcaataattgaaattaattagcaCTTTTAGATCAACTCGTAATTTTTCAGATTAATTTCAATGTCCTTACCCATTTTTGGTAGATCGTGTAAAAACTTACACGGTACTTTTTCATTACTGACTAAAATATCGGTTATGGATAAGTAATTAGACATGAtggttataacatttacaatttattcaaaattcctACTAAAAACGTTTCTTGTTTCATCATCTGatttcaattattcaattcaaataagtTAATTCATCTTCACATTCGCGTTTCTGGGACAGTGCTTAAACTTTAAAGATCTTATACAAACTGcactattttcaaaattcaaaccGCGTTCTAAAGTCAATTACAAATAGTGAAAACTTCAGAAGTCTGTCAGAATTTGACAtatcaaattttcaaatgGCAGCTCCTAAAAAGTTAAGCAGCCTAATAACGGCCATTCGTTACCCGGCACATTTACTACTGTAAATGAAACTGAAAATTcccttaaaaaattatattcatattgatgttttaattaatgtgcttaataaaatttaataaatagctaCTTTGGACTCGATTTGGCCCCATTTCAAATGAATaggtttaatttaactttacgcgtgttttccattttattttcttttttctgtactaatattaattttatgttgagCATATTTCGCGGTCACAACTGATGTTTACCTGCGGATatcaacttttttattatttcaacaaagttcgatgaaataatgaatttcttggatttaatttttatttattttttatcaattgccAAATGAGattgtgatttttaaaatgtgaattGATTATAGGCgtgcttataaaattatacttattgtaccaaatttattttatccaacCCTTTAAAACTGACACTGGTAAATAGTTCAGACGTAACAATACCATAAATNNNNNNNNNNNNNNNNNNNNNNNNNNNNNNNNNNNNNNNNNNNNNNNNNNNNNNNNNNNNNNNNNNNNNNNNNNNNNNNNNNNNNNNNNNNNNNNNNNNNNNNNNNNNNNNNNNNNNNNNNNNNNNNNNNNNNNNNNNNNNNNNNNNNNNNNNNNNNNNNNNNNNNNNNNNNNNNNNNNNNNNNNNNNNNNNNNNNNNNNNNNNNNNNNNNNNNNNNNNNNNNNNNNNNNNNNNNNNNNNNNNNNNNNNNNNNNNNNNNNNNNNNNNNNNNNNNNNNNNNNNNNNNNNNNNNNNNNNNNNNNNNNNNNNNNNNNNNNNNNNNNNNNNNNNNNNNNNNNNNNNNNNNNNNNNNNNNNNNNNNNNNNNNNNNNNNNNNNNNNNNNNNNNNNNNNNNNNNNNNNNNNNNNNNNNNNNNNNNNNNNNNNNNNNNNNNNNNNNNNNNNNNNNNNNNNNNNNNNNNNNNNNNNNNNNNNNNNNNNNNNNNNNNNNNNNNNNNNNNNNNNNNNNNNNNNNNNNNNNNNNNNNNNNNNNNNNNNNNNNNNNNNNNNNNNNNNNNNNNNNNNNNNNNNNNNNNNNNNNNNNNNNNNNNNNNNNNNNNNNNNNNNNNNNNNNNNNNNNNNNNNNNNNNNNNNNNNNNNNNNNNNNNNNNNNNNNNNNNNNNNNNNNNNNNNNNNNNNNNNNNNNNNNNNNNNNNNNNNNNNNNNNNNNNNNNNNNNNNNNNNNNNNNNNNNNNNNNNNNNNNNNNNNNNNNNNNNNNNNNNNNNNNNNNNNNNNNNNNNNNNNNNNNNNNNNNNNNNNNNNNNNNNNNNNNNNNNNNNNNNNNNNNNNNNNNNNNNNNNNNNNNNNNNNNNNNNNNNNNNNNNNNNNNNNNNNNNNNNNNNNNNNNNNNNNNNNNNNNNNNNNNNNNNNNNNNNNNNNNNNNNNNNNNNNNNNNNNNNNNNNNNNNNNNNNNNNNNNNNNNNNNNNNNNNNNNNNNNNNNNNNNNNNNNNNNNNNNNNNNATATTGTCAATGTGTCAGTTTTGTGTTGAATAATGATTGAATAGGAAATAAATGTAGGTTTCGTTTGgctgtaaaataaacataatacactCTAAATGAATCAGCATTGATTgagttataatgttaaaaatgaaatgatgtttttattcCTATGTACACCCATGGtcataatatagaaattataacgacattaaatattcataatattattcatactcTGTGAAGTGGCGTATggtgctttatttttatgataacagCGATACCAAatgaaaatcataattttagtatCTTGGTAAAATGCGGTACATGTGAGGAATGTTTATTTAGCTATGAAGAACCCTCCAGAACAGTGGACTTGCGGTGcatattatttccattttaataaGCAGAAACGGTTAATCAGATTGTGCAGTCATATTTTAAGATTACtgactttataatttatcatatactagattttgcccgcggcttcgcacacgttaaattcggagtagtttaatagatgtatttttattgtattaaacatactataaatcttcctcttgaattactctatctatttaaaaaccccatcaaaatccgttgcgtagttttaaagaattaagtaTACATAGACATTGGGATTTTGACGGACATTGGGACAGAGAaatcgactttgttttatactatgtggtTATGTgtgtatgatatataaattataaagtaaattaatattggaagaaacatatttaaagtattaggtacatattttatgtatgtatttcaatCAAGGTGCTTGAAACAAAGCTTCTACAAAATTCGTTATCTTATGGTATTCATTTCCAAACTTCTCAAGGTCACGATaagttctttattaaataaaataacatttaaaaaaaaaaacaaaataaacggatatttttaaatctgaaAACGGTagtttaatcatattttcCATAAACTTGTAAAATCAACACTAggcatgataaaataaattcgtaaaGTAAAGCGTTCCATAATCcatattagataaaaataatagagcTCATACACTCGAAAACCTTTTTCAAATCCCGtgtataaaagaatatataaaaaggaatCATCTGCTTagcttcaatttaatattgaagatCATGGAATtgagtgtttataaatataattcacaaGTTATGAAAACGGGGCCAGAAACGAGACGCTATTATTTATTCGTGTATTTAGAGAGTAGCAATAAACGCCAAAATAGGCCTTggtacttttttaatagagttACGTTCGATGACGTCAAGGACCCGGATGCTAGCCCCGATAACTATGTAACAGGAGTGTGACGTCAAGTATCATACGCATGCTCAGTAGATGTCTGAAACGGAGATGTAATGTAAAGGGGATTATGTTTGTAATTGCCTTTGGTGGACATGGTTTTCTGCTTTCGTTAAATCGGTATGGTGGTGCCAAGATCCCTGTTGTAACGTTTGGCATAGGCATACTTCTTATAAACTGCAAAtcgtggattttttttttaactattgcGTAGGATGATCTGTGATTCTGTAGTGTACTTGATATTATATCACCTATGGATATTTTCGTCTGGctataaaatgaaatctttGCTTGTATAAGAAATCATgtggtttataaaatatgtttatatgtgttttatatttatgatagcTGGGATAGTTAGTTGGGTTAGAAGCAGAATTATTTCATAtccatttcattattattgatgGGCTCTTTTTATATTAGCCATTTATAACTTCCGAACTCCTGACCCATCTTGGTTATAAAGCAAGCATGCATGCATGGTTTATTGAAAAGAATATGTTAtcctcataaaataaattgagacCACATTAATTTCTATCATGTGTTCACtcaatttgttttgaaatctGTGTAATATCTATCGAAAATGGGGTGACGTCACGTGGTAAACTTGACTCAGAGGTATTTCCCAAGCTACGAAGTTCTTGTTAGTAATAGACtgctttttatgtaaattaccGTACGCAAGTGAAAGTAAGTAGTAATAAAGGAAGTCATTCGTTTTTTTATGACTAAGTTTCTTTTACTAACTATgtcattaattcattaatttatcgGAATAATAACTAGAAAGTGTAATGTTAGTAACGCTTATTTGGTAGTCATATATGGCAACTATGGCCTTTTGTGGttgaaattcattaataattactgtTGATAGGCCCGAGATAGTTCCACTTTAATGCTTAACTGCAACCCACGTTTGGGtgctaattaaaatatgtcatCAAACTGTGGATTGTATGAATATAGGTTATTGGACGTGCATAATCGATACTGCTTATTACTTTAACGCTATTCTgaactttatattttgtagacTCACTTTCAGTCTAGAAAACAACCCACTGCTCCGTGTAGTCATACATACCAACgccaaaaaattaaacatataaatataatgggCTTCCCTGGCTTGCGTCACTCTGATCTACTGGTTATTCACACGAATGGAATTTCGATCGATCGTTTAAAACTCAATTACACTCATATCATTTCGAGATCCGTTTATCACTTTAAAATATCCTTCTCATTTAACTGCAAAATAGCTTTTTGCGATTACGCAAACCCGATGAAAGCGCCATCAATGCTGGTGTTTTGGAAGCGAGTATCTACGAAGCGATTTTTAAGTAAGCTCGCCCATTGTTCATATTTCTCGAGGGTGCTTCACGGAATGGGTTAATGATACTAACGACGCACAGACCGCAGCCGCTCAAGTGACGTAGCCTATTGTCGACTTCTCATAACATTTTGTGTAGGTTTCTTGTCGTATGTCTGTGTAGCGCATTTGTATGCAATATATGTAAAGTATCCAACCGTAAATACGATTGCGTGGGCAATTAAATACTTGATATGGCTGTCGTCTGTTAGGGTACTAATTTACCTTTCTAAATTATTCCCGTTTTCTTTGCTGAAGAAAAACGGATTGTGTGAACGTCTCTCTTACCTACCTGTATACGAtctaaatttgttattttgtctgtttaaaatacagataataaacaatttaaatcacagtgaatacaatattataatttaagaatagAAATGTAGCAAACAACGGCAGCTACAGAGTGATTATGATACTGTTAACCAATTTTTGTCGTTCTTTGAATCCGTGGGACATACGGGCTTTGGTATAACAAGATTACAAAGAAAAGTGCATTTCATGTTGGCTACGTTCCTTTCTTTGTTCTTGTCATGTTTCAGATTAAaccaattacaatattttttcctttatcAACAGAATTATTCACGAGAGTGGCTTCACAAATGAAGACTTCAAACAGTATCGGCCTGTCGTGTACAGCAACACGATCCAATCGCTAGTCGCCATATTACGTGCTATGCCAAACTTGGGCATCACCTATGGAAATAAGGACCGCGAGGTAAgaccttatttatttctagGTCAGCTCTATCGATTCCTAATTCGTTATTCAGTCTGAGTACCAATATTTACCATGTTTCACTGTTTTTTACCATATGTCATTGAAACCTTGAAATATGGTTTATTccattaaatatgaaacaataatgGGGTAATTTTTACGAAATTAAAAGGAAATCATGCATTGATTTGCCTTCAtctggtaaataaataaagaaaagttttACAAGGAAACAATAATGACTTTGCTTCTGAATAACTTAATCCAAATTGCTCTGTATGAAAATTCCtccaaaatatgttatattttaacgatTTCTCTTGTTTGCTCATACCAAATGTCTGACACGACTAGTAACTAAAACAAGCACTATATTAAGTAACCAAAACACTTCAAAGATGATATAAAAAGGTCTGACAcatttaataatgttgtaaCGTAATGGGTACCATTAACGGGTTCATTAAGAGCTTACGATTTTATTATCGGCTAagcaaatgtttaaaaatacccGACATACATGCGAGTGAGTAGTTTAAAGACGTATCATTAGCGATTCGAGTATCAAACCGAATGGAACCCGTTATGCAAACTATTATGGGCTGCCAGTATATCACGCGTTCACAAATTTGGATAAATTTTGGCATTGCTAAATGCAGCTACTGATTCGAAATCGTATTTATAACCCGCGCTCtggaataaatttatgaagtgttttttttttctgtatagACTAATATACGTAATGCTTGGTTTTTTCTGAGAGAcagtaatttataacataaatgtttttcatgtTTCGTTAAAGTTTAAGCTCTAGTAATTAcgagcaaaaataaaatatttttgaatgaaactTTTATGAGTAGATCTGCTACAAATTGCAGATGTATTTTTCGACACGGTTTCGCGGTTTACTGTTTGATGGTAAACAAAAACGTCTATTTATCTAACAGTTAGTGGGAACTTTAAAACGTAGCAGCGAAAGAAAATGCTAATATTTAACCGGCATTTGCATGAATGTTGCCTACCCGCGAATCAATCGATATTGGCTATTTCTTATTCATGAAAGCGCCTCCCGTGTAGGTACTGCAGTGCATCGCCAATATCTGTGCACGTTTATTACACGTTTATCATACATTTGGAAACAATGGCCCGACCAGAATCTAATTTCACTTGTTCGAAGCGTGTCATTGTTTAAATCGAAGGTCATTGCAATATGTTATGGGCGACTATTTAATCTGATGTCCTTAGACGTAACATGGCGTCCATTTTAACTTGTAAAGTAAAAACTTGCTCTGTTGTGCAATAAATTctacttatttacaaattttattataatggcgCATAACGTTTCTTAGTGCAAATGAGagcgttttaaatatttaaaatattaagaagtgTTTGTGTATCTTTTGAGTGTCTTTGCCTTGAGTGTTGATTGGTTAATAAATAAGAGGgacaaaatcaaaatcatgggcaaaatattcatataagaCAATCATACCGTTTTACCTTGCTTTGaggtttcaataaaaatgtacattattttcGTCCTCTGTAGCTAGTACGGTATCTTGTCTTGTGAGAATGTCAAACATGAGAGTCGGTAAACGATAAGTTATCTTAGAGACCGAACATAAGCAGATGAATTTACACAACACCAATGATACGTTCGCGGCGTAATCTCCATATCAGCTCTACACGTTATCTGTTTTTGTATGAGTTAAGGTGTCAGTGAAATTATGTAAGatctattgaaaatattgataacaaCTGGCTCCAAGTCGAGAATACGATCGCCTGGTATTAAGGAAGGAACACTGTTTGCTTGGGAATATGATCTGTCTCTATTCcaaatatagatagatagataaccAACTTCAATCCACATATgaattgaatagaaaaattgcGTTCATGTTTTACAGATGCCAATATTGTGATCATTCAATAATGACGCTGTAATCAATCACAAcataatttcatcattttcactacaaataatttagaatgagtattttattgattttaatatagaacattaaatatatatacaaagtaTGTTGTATCGTGAAGTGTCGTTCCATTTATTACACATTGTTacaatattatcaacatacgcacaatatagtaaatattgtGTTCGGTATTACAAGGTACATGTTTTAACACTTATTGAACTACTTCATTGTGGCCATTGATTTGCTCTAGTATCATGCTCTGATAGACAATGTTATAACGATTCGTCACGACATGTGACGTAATCGGTGACACTAGTCATCCGTAAATCGAAACTGTTAAATAAACGTCCTTCACTAGAATTATTGACTCCCAACATATTTCGTATTTGCAAATGCGTAACGTCGATCTAGTTGGACGAgcattttaaatgtacttaCCTAGCTACGTATAGGTAGTTGTGCCGATGCATAGTATAGCAGATATTGATTTGTTACCTGCAGTAACTGTTTCGTTTCAGCATGTTGTGGGCGATGTAAAAAACCCAATTGATGTACAAATTAAATGCGATGAATGAATTAGATCATATCGCTCTAAAAGAAGACAGAcccaaataattaattaatcataacaCTCTAAAAGTAAACGAAGATTCTAATAATGTGGGTAAACATTTTTAgtgacattataataatttagtatattacTAATTATGGACacgtgttaaaataaaatagtgaaCGGTTAATTATGTGAAGAACACATAGCAAACATATCTAAGTTATGTCGCGACCGCAGCtgttatgaattaaaaatttcaatgtagGTATACGTTTTGTATTCGGAAATTTCGTAATTTCGTCATTAACACAAAGCTACATAATTCTTCAGTAACCAAtggtatatttaatgtttgttattatccTGTGTCTACCCGAGCGACCAAGggctagtcctactaataattctactaatattattaatgcgaaagtttgtaaggatgtgtgtgtgtgtttgttgctctttcacgcaaaaactactgaaccgattgcaatgacatttggtacgtaggccTGCTAGactagctggacaactagaataacatataggcaacttttttattccgatatgcctacgggatacggacttaagcgggtgaaaccgcggggcgcagctcgtatcatataatataataaactatcaTGTAGCGCTAAGTTAAGTTTGGCGTATGCATACACAATTAGTTATTCCGGTATGTAGTATCATATAAACACACCCCTTGGTTGTTGACGCTATCACTCTTCGTGCTATCTGACAATGAGGTCGTAAATGGCACCAGCAAACCACTAGCCAGTAACCCCAAGTAATATACTGTCCTTTGCGTTGGACTTTGTATGGCAGCCTGAAGCAAATGAGAAGTTTATAGGAATTATAAAAACCGAGATTAAAGTACCTATGTCTAGACAATATTATAGTGGACATTCCCCGTGATTAATcgtgtatgtaatattatatttattagatttatctTCACAATTAAAGTAATAAGAGCTTGTTGTAACAAAGGTAATTCAACGACAACTAGTTCTAACTGGGGAAAACGCGATCTAACGTTAAACGTATACAGTAACATTATCGAAAGGATTTTTCCTGCATTTGTATATCTACATATTCATACATATCGCTCATATTTATTGCgaattttccttatttttagCACTAGAGATTAATTAACTAGGTGCCTAATGAGactaaatgataataatgattatagtttaaaacagAGAATCATGTTAGcgtgtttcataaaatacttaatgtaGTAAATTATTGATCTgtataatcttaaaattttcaaatatttaccatTATTTATCTCTAATTATTGTTGAAGTTGCCGCTGGTCATCGTATCTTTAAGAAatcaattgaaattgtttttatgtacctacctatatcAAGAGCATAATCATGAAACGATGTAATCATGACGAGTTCTATTTACttgtaatgattttatttatctttcattGTCAAATGGGCAATTGCTACAGAGTTGTTTTAATTGAAGATAGAATAAGAcactaatattgttaaatgagCGTCGTCAATGTCCACTTTAGTTGCTAGACCATAAAATGCTTACACAAAATTTGCTTTTTTCACTTCGGttcttataaaatg
The Zerene cesonia ecotype Mississippi chromosome 14, Zerene_cesonia_1.1, whole genome shotgun sequence DNA segment above includes these coding regions:
- the LOC119831861 gene encoding cyclin-dependent-like kinase 5, which gives rise to MQKYEKLEKIGEGTYGTVFKAKNKETHEIVALKRVRLDDDDEGVPSSALREICLLKELKHKNIVRLYDVLHSEKKLTLVFEHCDQDLKKYFDSLNGEIDLDVVKSFMYQLLRGLAFCHSHNVLHRDLKPQNLLINKNGELKLADFGLARAFGIPVKCYSAEVVTLWYRPPDVLFGAKLYTTSIDMWSAGCIFAELANSGRPLFPGSDVDDQLKRIFKLLGTPNEETWPGVTQLPDYKPLPVYQPSLGLAQVVPRLSARGRDLLARLLTCNPALRMPADDAMAHAYFHDLNPSVKNDRC
- the LOC119831862 gene encoding DNA replication complex GINS protein PSF3, encoding MSNYLSITDILVSNEKVPCKFLHDLPKMGFLDPSCTEEDLKAGTNLEIPLWLAESLSSRRPPLANVDLPKVYKETYREIFNADACTVDLHKLSQYFYELGCYIAKHDIKGEVASTLVNTFRQRFRMILSASVSTDSVNAVQPLSASERVRTAAAMITEKALSAWLKRGDCLLTTANMVANHRKRKRAEMEML